taaaCTTGACTTAGTAATTGCCGTAATTTGTATATTTTAGGAAGGGTCACCCCTGAAAGTGTTATTTATAGCTTTGGCACTGTTCTTCTGGATCTGCTTAGTGGAAAACACATCCCCCCAAGTCATGTAAGTGGTTTATGTTGCAATGGGTGGTATGCATATTTCGTATGTATGTGTATTCTTTCTTTGCCTGGCTACTTGTTCAATACAGTCTATGAAGTTATGGTTGTGGAGAGTATCACTCAAATTGGCTATTCAAAGTTGTCTAAATGGACTATAATATGCAGGAAAAGAAATTTTTAGTTCTTTGCGTCTTTTTTTGTCTCCAACATTTTGGATTTGAACAGCACTTTGTTTTTTGTGACTACTCAGCTTATACAATCCTTGAACTCTTGCCCGTTTTCTACAATAAGTTTGCTTCTTTTGCCACATCATAAATAGACATAATCAACCCATTACTGTGGTGTTATGCAATacaaaaacactttaaaaaagcCTTAATTTTATTGGTGCAAAACCTTGcttaatttgttaaatttttcctcattttttcaTTAAACTAGGTTCATATAGCATCAGGTTGGAACATCAAGGAGCAAATATTGCTGTTCTTTTTATTGAATTAGACATGTTCATTAGTTTTATGTGACTTCTAGATAGTGAAGTTAACCAAGGGATTAGATGcgttataataaaataatgccATTCATTTCAATGGTATTTGCATTATCTATCTATTAGAAATTAATAGATACCATCAACATGGTTAAGAACTAAccttgaatttttgaattttgtactTAAGATTTGAGATGATTGTTGATGCGGACATCTTGTTATTTTAGTTGCTTAttgcttgtttatttatttgggttGTAATAATGGGCTTCAATTTTAGCctttatttgttttagttttttagccCAATCATAACCCTTCTAGGGTTTAATTaggggggtttttttttttttttttttttttttttttttcctatttaaacACTGTTAACTGGAGATTAAGGGAgtttttttggatgaaatattttgtttaatcaAAGGGTGCCACCTGCTTTTCTTCCTCTCTATTTTCTCCATCTCTTCGGTttccttcttctcctcttctctttcccggattctctctctctctctctttctcaaagCTTTCTTCTCAAATGCATTTGTCCTACATCAATTGTATGTTAGATATGATGAAATTTATTTAGTGTTGTTAATGTTATACAGGAACATGCTCTGGTATTAATTTGATCTTTTTTGTGCAGGCTCTTGACATGATACGGGGAAAAAATATCGTTCTCTTGATGGATTCACATTTGGAGGGAAAATTTTCTATGGAAGAGGCAACAGTGGTGGTTAATCTTGCCTCTCAGTGTTTGAATTATGAACCTAGGGAGCGGCCTAATACCAGGGATCTTGTTGCAAGACATGCTCAACTGCAAACCAAACCTGATGTAAGGAACTTTGCTTTTAATACTTTATTCAATACTTAAATCAGTCCTAAGTATTGTCAATTCCAGCTTTAGTTCCTCTGATAATTTATGAATGTAATcctttttgaaattgattttggaCCTGTGATGTTATATGCTCCCTTTTGTTTAGAATTGTATAGCCTTCTTAGTCTTTCTACAATTTCTTGACTGCTCAATGTGGCTGGACGCAAATAGGAATTGCTTTATGCTATATATTACAATGATTGAGATGTATGCAAACACAAACTGTATTGAATGCTGTGGGCGGATTCCTTGATTGGATCAAGTTTCTTTAAGATGATGAACTCTCATGATAAACATCAATTTGAGCAACATCTTCGTATATTAGAACTTCAAAGAGATAGCATCAATGTAAGTCAGTATACCTGATTAAGTTTGCTCGTTGTGCCTGatacatttttctttaagaTGATTAGTAAACTTTGTGAGGTTGACACAGTGAAATTGCAAAATAATGCTCAAAAGCACTTTTTAATTTGCATGAAACCTGCTGCCTTCAATCTAATTAAGAGTATTCTCCTGAAGCATCCagagattatttttattttttatttttttgagtgcTTCAATGTGTTATAAGATGGCTAGAGACTGCTTGCCAAATACCCAGTGGCTGTGCTTTTTGTTAAGAACCTGATTACCATTATTCTGGGTCGCAGGTTCCATCTTATATCATGCTTGGAATTCCAAAGCACGAGGAAGCCCCATCAACCCCGCAACGCCCTCTTTCAGCAATGGGTGAGGCCTGTTCAAGGATGGACCTCACAGCTATCCATCAGATCTTGGTTATGACTCACTACAGGGATGATGAAGGAACTAATGAGGTAATTGGCTTGTAAAAGTGGGTCTTGCACATCCCTATTCTCATACTTGATGCTAatagttttatttgaatttggatCGATTCAGTTATCTTTCCAAGAGTGGACCCAACAGATGAGAGATATGCTGGAGGCAAGGAAGCGTGGGGACTATGCATTCCGTGACAAAGATTTCAAAACTGCCATAGACTGTTATTCCCAGGTATAATTTTGCACTTCTTATGCCAACGAATTTATAAGACTTTTGAGCTGTACGTGATTATACAATAGAATTGTGTGCTGAATTTACCCAAGTTTGATCTGGACCTTTCTGCTAATAGGTCATGTTGGGACTTGACATAGCATGTTAGGATATCATTTAATCCAAAAACTTTTACACAAGTGGATTTAGACCCAATAAATTATATTAGTCACTCGCTCTTGTCATTATTATCAACTATGGACATGATGAATGAATCAACTACGTACGCCATTCACGCGTGAATGAATATTCCAATAGGATTGCTGATTAATTAGAACTTGGGGGTTTGATGATTGCTTTATGTTCCTGTtgctttgtttcttttgcagtTCATAGATGTTGGAACCATGGTCTCTCCAACCGTTTTTGCTAGGCGCAGTCTATGCTATCTGTTATGTGATCAACCGGACGCCGCCCTTCGAGATGCAATGCAAGCACAATGCGTGTATCCAGACTGGCCCACAGCCTTCTACATGCAGTCAGTTGCTCTTGCCAAGCTGGACATGCACAAGGATGCTGCTGACATGTTAAATGAAGCAACCACACTAGAAGAAAAGAGACAACGAGGTGGGAGAGCATCATAAAAATCCACCCTGTAATGAGAGTAATAAACCCATTCACATCACTACCTATTAATATATTGTTGTTGAGGCTACCCTAATCTGTACAAAATTTGAGCTGGCCGGGAATCAATATTATTGTATTCTAAAGTGAAAATGTAATTAGAAATGGGGATATATGGTTGGCGCCTGGAGTTCTAGCAACTTGCATCTGACATATTAATGCAGcttttcatctttatttttgttgtaattcGGCCATTGTTGCTTtgaaggcctaatatataagAATGAGAGTATTTCTGACATTTACGTACTCATTgtttattttcatcttttttttttttttttaaaaaaattaatcattttgttCAAATTCTCCTGCGTGTTAAACGAACTAGTGTGTGAAATCTGgaaatttcttttgtaaatgataattattattaatgttCTTCGTTTTTGGGATCCAGTAAATGCTCCCTGGATTTTGTCTTTTGATTTATGGAAGTATAAGGAACAtttctggaatattctgaacgcAGTTGATTCTGCCTGGCTGGGATATTTTAACTCGATTGCTACTTACAGTTCAGATAAAAACGGAAATTtcatgaatataaaataaaaaaaaggtttttattttttattttttgaatttataaggctatttgtttttttgagaatttttaggAGTATTTGTCTTCTTGTGGGACAAAAAGGGTTATATTACAATTTTGTGCTAGTTTGGGAGGGGGCATTGTTTCAATTGAAAGTTTAGGGGGGAATATTACAAATTgcctaatatttttattttttttttttgaagagaaattGCCTAATAGTTTGAGAAAAGGTATTGCAAATAATTAATGATTGAAGGCTCATTGGTTATCTATTTTGTAGAGCTCAAGATGCCTAGAGAGAAAAACTTTCCAGACAAGCTATCGTGTTCTTCCCTACCCTTACACATGATGTCTCCAGTACTAATCTTCTTGGACTAGTTTAACCTTTATTGTTTCTCGCTTGGAGTTTTGGAGGTCAGATCTATATCCATCGTTCCATTTTAAACATGAGGGATCTCCTATCAAGACGGTGAGTATGACTTTGTAGTGTTGAAAGGTAGGTGTTTTGACACTGTTTTAAGATTGAAAattaagctagacttcaaattTCATGACTTTCATGGAAGAATCATGCTTATCTACTTGAAAGACCCAACTTTATAACCCATTGTTAAAGGAAAGACAACTAGAATGTGATTAAACACATAAAACACCATTTAACATGAGGAATAAACACAAGTTCAGGGTTATGTTAAGCGTTATACCTCAAAGGTGGAAGTTTCCCAAGCCTTAAGAGCATAACCCTCAAGGTaggctctctctttctctctctagggGCTAGGAGTAGCAAAGTGGCAAAATAAGGGCCTAGGGTTTATCCTACCCCCTTAAATAGACAATTTCCCATGGCCAAAGGATAAGTTTCAAGTGCATGCAGATTGACATTGATCGATTGTTTTAAAGCAACGATCGATCGTTAGGTACATAATCATACCACTTCGATCACTTTAATGTCATATGATGCAATTGACATTGTCTTTTACATGCACGCATTTACAAACTTTCATAGTACATCATTCATTATACATCTCATGTTTTCACAAGAGTTGTAAATATGTATGTTTATCATGTAAAGTAATCATGTTATGAAGTAATCTAATATAACAAGTATCTGTGTCAGTTTACTCGCCATGCTCGCAATACTCCTCCAAAAAACCTTCCAGAGACTCACTACTCTCAAAATCTGTGAAAGAATCTTAAATCAGAACTTAATCTAAGCTAAAATGTCCTAACTCTTAATCTGAGGGCAAAATGGCCATTATGTATAAAAGTCAAACATTTGTTTATCTGGTGGATCAATCGTTGCCTACCTTTCGGCTAGACCACCAAATGTTAGGTTGTTTGGCAGAAACTTCCATTCTGAAAATAGTCCACTCCTAACCCATTCTAACACAATCTAAAGCTCTAATATGCATCTTAACATTGTCCTAAATTTAAATACGACATTCATACAAAGCTACGCTTatcaaaccataaaaaaaatacccaactCATCACAATCCAACCATAAATCAATGTCTAAGGATGAAGATCTTCATTCATACCTCCAAACAATAAGCTAAAAACACCAATAAGTAACCAAATATCAAAGGCCACCACTTGGGATGGGAATGGTTCAACCCACATGCATCATTTGGTGAAAAAACTCCACTCCAGTCGCCTCCTCGAAGTGCTTTTCAACCACGCTTTTCCTCCCTCAAAATTATACTCAAGATAATCGTAACCATTATCATCTAACCATCTATTAGCATCAAACTCATAATATCCAATCACCAAAATTAAATCTACAAAACCAAACTTAAATCTATGGTTAATAAGCTAATACaacaattaaaaacaaataataacatGCTAAGAACAACATCCAAGATGAGATTAGAGGTAATCCGGAAGAGTTGTTTAAGCATGGTGACTTTGGAAACGTTTGATGGCTTTTGACAAACGTGAATTTTGATGTCTCGTGACTCTTGAGTTTTTATTATAGTCACCGGGTAATTTCTAAGAGCATTATTTTTTGGCAAAAGTTGTGGCCAATCGAGCATGAAAGTTGTATTTAAACTTCTAGGATAAAACGTGGCTTTAGGGAAAACGTTATAGTTTAAATGCATATTTTAAATTCGTATACCTTATCAAAAGAAATATAGAGGCACAAGAAAACTGAATGTCTCTAGCTAATACCAAATAATAGGAAAATCCGAGGGTTTCTACACTTTGAAATCAAAcaataaaaggacaaaaaaaattgtatattgaCCACTTCGAAGTGATATCAACCTCCAAAAGATGCATAACGTAATTGATATTTGATTTTCCATACAACATTTACGTCATTTTATAGATTAGATTGCAGcttattcaaagaaaataaaactattaCATAATCACCTACTAAAGAGAAGACTGGAATCACACACTTCTTACATAATATTGCCCAAAATAAAGAGATTGCAAAAATAttcaattattataattatggTCTAATATTGGTGATCATGGAGTCTTCAACTAATAGTACAATTATCATCTCCCATGTATGTCTTTGCATTGTTTACAACAATTTTTGAGTTTCTCCCATGCCGGGCCAAGCCCTTTGTGTTTCACATTCTCATAGAAGTACTCCTGACAATTCTATaacataatttcaatttttcccttctctctttATGACTAGTCTTCCATGAGCATATACCATCTCCATCTAGAGACAAAAAGAGAAGTCGAGCAGGTACTGACAGGGGATGGAGAGATGGGGGCATATGGGGAGCAGAAAAAGGAAGTGGACGATGCTCTACATGCTTCAAAACTGGGAAAAGAGTCGCTAACAATATTATCATACCATTTTCATGGATTGTTCCTCACACTCTATTgggattgcttttttttttttttggaactccTGGATGAATCCATAATCTATAACATCTAAAGCTTATATATTTCTAGTTATGGGATATCTAAATTTTATTGATTCTTAAAAaaagcttgattttttttttttctctttatttttttttaagggaagaATTTTTTAAGCATGGCGACCTAGGAAAAGTCTGATGGCTTTTGGCTAAATTGAATTTAGTTAACGTCATGTCTATTGAATCtcgaacttttttttttttattttttttcctgaaaaagtCATGTTTAATCGAGTATGAAAGTTGTATTTGAATGTATCGAAGCGAAGATTTGTTTATGAATGGTGACCTTGGAAACTTTTGATGGCTTTCGACTAACATGATTTTTGTTAAGGTCATGTCTCTTGACTCTTGAGTTTTTATTATAGTCATGGTGACCTTGGAAACGATTGATGGCTTCTGATTAATGTTGTGacgatttattttgtttttttatacaaacataaatggatcatcacagtggcacgatgATAAGtagcaaagccaacatatggtacataccctataatatgtacctgaCATACATAGTCGACATCTACATAGCGGATAACATAAACATAACTGATTAGTGGAAATCACATCTATAAACCATTAATTgttaattacacaaaagagccatttcattgtttatctatttaaggcttatcaaaatattaattaaatactcaaAAGAACGGCTAACAAAATATGTGTCATAGGTGACACTAGTCATGTACAAAACATCTACCAAAAGGGACCATCCAAGTCCGACACATCTACGACCCCAGCGAAGTGTCTGAGTCATAGTATCCCAAGTAGTTTGCCATAGGGTTGTCTCGATTTCTgcggtacctgcagccaaagcatcatcATCTATATGGTCGTGGTGTTAGCCACGTCcatacaggtgaaagtatgagtttacCACCTTAGCAGTATAATACTCACTAAGTTTCTGTAATGAGCCAATCCTTTTATTTATACCattcgtttacaataacagctactatCAAcataatgcttttattttaaaacgtAGTGTAGCTGATAGAATAAACACTGGTACCCATAAACTGGAAAGTCTACTACgatatacacacatacatatatagcaATTGACTCAGCTATGCTCGTATACAAGCATTCCGCAACTTTGGGAAACATAAGCATACATGCATCTCTAAGTATAAACCAAAGACCTCAAAGCTTGGTCATGCAAGTATACATATATCCTACTATGCCGGAGGACATAAGCATACATGCACATCCAATCCTAAAAGTCTACGACATCATATCCCGAACATACAAGCATACATATATCCTACTATTTTGGATGACATAAGTATACTAGCACGTCAAAACATAACATCAATTTATCATGAAAACCGTGGACATTCAGAACTTGGTTATACAAGCATACATATATCCCACTATATCGGAGGACATAAGTATACAGGCACATCCAAATTAGACATCCCTTTAAAACCTTTGACATCATATCTTGATCATACAAGCATACATATGTCCCACTATGTTGGAGGACATAAGTATACAGGCACATCTAATTTAGACATCACTTAAATCATATGCAATCTAGTCggtagaaatatacatatgctcCTTCCCATTAGGACACATATGCATATTAATATGtttagctcaaatctcataaaACGTCTTTAAACTCATGTCGTGCAATGCCGTCATAATAAGGGACTAACTTTGGCCCATATTATTCTACTCGAAGACAACTTctgtgatgatttttttttttttttttttttacaaacatgaATGAGTCATCATAGTGGCACAACTAttttgtcgctcagccaacatacagtACAcgtcccataatatgtacctgataatcaaagttacatctatgcagcggataacataatcaatgtgcagcggaacacatatcattaGTGGAAAACACatctataaatacataactgTTATTAGCAACAAGAGAGCCATTAATATGTCTAACTATTATAAGGCTTTAacataacattactctaattaCAATAGCAAAAGGATGGCTCTGTAAAATACACGTGTCGCATAGGACACGACCCATCTACAAAAGACTACCAAAAAtgcagactacccatgagtctaTGACATATGACTAACGCGaagtgctccaatcatagcatccatACACTAAGCAAACTGGTCACCATCTACATCCGCGAAacttgcagccaaagcatcaatgtttgcacggttgtggggttaaccacatctGTACAGgtaaaattatgagttcaccgtctcagtacataataccgagaccttaGTAGTATAATAATtattgagttttcacaaagaaccgaGTTTTATTTTCTATCATACGTTTACTATACCGCTACAGTTTTGAGTTATGAAAATTCGTCCCTTAGAAACAATAATGTAGTCGGTAAAGTAAACACTAATATATCATAAATACATGAAAGCATCTtatgtagctgtgaacatatatagaagttccagtcatcccaccttggaagcaTCTACATATATACTCATCTACAATATAATACTTTTATATTTGGCAGCTCCGCTATACAGAGATCCAGCATTTCCAAATGTAGGTAAATCTGTGTCAAAGTGCATTACAGCTTCGTGCCGAATGAACAACAATCCGCTTGCCTACTACAAGACACTTGCATTACCCAATCTGGTAGCGTAAACATCAAAGTATATTAAAGCTCAAAACAATGGCATCTTGCTCAGCGATACAAAAGATCTTAGCATTACTAGAAAGTGGCTAATGCCGTATTTAGGTACATTAaagcttagtgcctttgatACAACAGTTCGATCATGCATGCACTTGAGTGAAACTCTAAGATACAAGCACGTCTATGCTAATGAGCAAATGACAGTTCACCTATTTATACAAAGATATTAACATCTTCCAATTCTGAGCAATGTAAACATCCATGTACGTTAACGCACAATgcttttaaatcatgcaaccagtcgatagaaatatacatatgttcttgCCCATTAAGACTCATATGCATACCATTACAtctagcataaaactactatatatcatatcatgaaaacatcacacacataaaaacaatgctatgcatgcttgtTATTGTTCTCTGTTTGTATTTCTATGGGGTTTGAGTCCCCCAACAATTAATTTAAGCCCCCTGACAAATACCATGGGACTTAAGTCCCCCATTAATATCTGCCAGGTACCCTGAGGCTTGATTCCCCCAATAATTAGTttatgctcaatgctcatgctcaAATACTACAATTtatttcatgatcatgcttttGACAAATAATATTCAATAAAATTCGTAAACAATCAATAAGTCAATTTCTAAAGCGTAACCTGTATAATTAAAATCCCAACCACAGGTAGTTAAACACttaaatcacaattcaaatcacacttcACACACATATCAATTTGCAATAACGTCATTGGCATAATTTCAACATActtgaaactactcaaatcatctaaaacatatattttaacataacATCGGTTCGGTAAGAAAAACACAtattatttgcatttctataaaaca
The sequence above is drawn from the Alnus glutinosa chromosome 11, dhAlnGlut1.1, whole genome shotgun sequence genome and encodes:
- the LOC133881800 gene encoding serine/threonine-protein kinase BSK1 encodes the protein MGCCESSFLTETHPEKEQQQTQLQTQTHPPSIGLDPVSAGGAGVSSFSEFSFSDLKAATNNFSSDFIVSESGEKAPNLVYKGRLHNRRWIAVKKFTNLAWPDPKQFAEEAWGVGKLRHRRLANLIGYCCDGDERLLVAEYMPNDTLAKHLFHWENQTIEWAMRLRVALYIAEALDYCSTEGRPLYHDLNAYRVLFDEDGDPRLSCFGLMKNSRDGRSYSTNLAYTPPEYLRNGRVTPESVIYSFGTVLLDLLSGKHIPPSHALDMIRGKNIVLLMDSHLEGKFSMEEATVVVNLASQCLNYEPRERPNTRDLVARHAQLQTKPDVPSYIMLGIPKHEEAPSTPQRPLSAMGEACSRMDLTAIHQILVMTHYRDDEGTNELSFQEWTQQMRDMLEARKRGDYAFRDKDFKTAIDCYSQFIDVGTMVSPTVFARRSLCYLLCDQPDAALRDAMQAQCVYPDWPTAFYMQSVALAKLDMHKDAADMLNEATTLEEKRQRGGRAS